ATGGTCTCTGGGAAAGGGCACCAGAGAGTGTATGCAGGAGGATAAAAAAGGGTATGGCAGGTAAAATAGAGGAAACACCAAAGTCGCTGGATTCGTCTCTGGTAAGGAATGTTCTTATAGGCAACAATAGCCTTGCCCTGACTGCCATGGAGAAGGCGGCCAGAAGAGAATACAATACACTGATTCTTACAGGACAGCTTGAGGGTGAAGGCAGAGAGGCTGGTAAGGTGCTTGCCGGGATAGCAAAAGAGGTGTTGCGAAGCAGTAATCCTGTAAAAAGGCCATGTGTCCTTATCCTCGGAGGGGAAACTACTGTGACTGTGGTCGGCAATGGTAAGGGCGGGCGAAATCAGGAGCTTGTACTGGGGGCAGCTCTGTCCCTTCAGAAAAGGGATGTTGTGATAGCTTCCCTTGGAACTGACGGAATAGACGGGAGCACTGACGCTGCCGGTGGAATTGCAGACGGCTTTACAGTTGAGAGAGGCAATAAAGAGGGGCTGGATGTGGTTGAATACCTCAGTAAAAATGATTCGAATACCTTTCTCAGTGCTATTCATGATGCACTGATTACAGGACGTACAAACACAAATGTGGGGGACATAATTGTCATTGTTGTAATATAGGAGGTGAAGAGGATGGAGATTATAGACATATCTGTAAGTGTATATGATGGAATGAAGGTATTTCCGGGGGACCCAACTGTTGCGATTCTGCCTCACTCAAGAATAGCCAGAGGAGATGCTGCGAATGTATCTGAATTACACATAGGGACTCACACAGGAACTCATATGGACCCGCCCCTCCATTTTTTCAGAGAGGGAATGGATGTTTCACACATATCCCTTAAAAGGCTCATAGGTGAGTGTTATGTTTTGGACATGAAGTCCATTGAAGAGAAGATAACCAAGAAGGAGCTTTATCCAAAGCGGAGCTTGTTCAGAAATAAAATTCTGCTTCTAAAGACGGCGAATTCAAGACTGCTGAAGGATGAAAAGTTCCACACTGATTATGTCTATCTTACCAGAGATGGTGCAGAGTTGCTTGTGGAGCAGGGAGTGAAGCTTGTGGGTGTAGATTATCTGTCAATTGAGAAATATGGAGGGAGTGGAGAGGTACATAGAACTCTCTTAGGCAGTGGTACACCTGTTGTTGAGACACTGAATATGTCAGGGGTTGAAGAAGGTGAATACTTTTTTACTTTTCTGCCTCTCAAAATAAAGGGTGGAGATGGTGGCCCTGGCAGGGCAGTTTTAATTAAAAAGGAGGAATAAAGTTGTTGCACAGTCAAAAAATGCGTGAAATAGGACCGGAAGTAGACCCACTGAGGCTTGCATGTGGCTATTCCAGAGCTGACCTCGGCAAACCAAATATACTGGTTGAAAGTGTTTATGGGGAATCCCACCCGGGTAGTATGCATTTAAATGAGCTTGTAGAATATGTGAAGCGTGGGGCGTATGAGGGTGGTGGTGCTCCACTGAAGTACTCATGCACAGATATATGTGATGGTATAGCCCAGGGTACAAAAGGAATGGACTACTCCCTTGTGAGCAGGGAGGTAATAGCCAGTGCTGTTGAATTCCATGCAGAGGCAGGGCACTTTGACGGTATGGTTCTGGTTTCAGGCAGTGATAAGGCTGTACCTGCACATTTAATTGCAGCAGCAAGATTAAAAATGCCAGCAATTTTCGTTCCTGGTGGTGTGATGGACCAGTGGATAATAACTCTTGAGCAGGTGGGAACAATATACTCAAAACTAAAGCGCGGAGAAATGGAGGAGGATGAATACAATTTTCTCAGGGAGTATTCCTGCCCTACCAATGGTACCTGCGCCTTTTTAGGTACTGCTCTCACAATGCAGAGTCTGGCAGAAGTTCTGGGACTGGCTCTTCCAACTTCAGCAGTGTGTCCTGCAACAAGCTTTGAGATAAGAAGGCTGGCGCAGAATGCAGGCAGCAGGATTGTTGAGCTGATTGACGAAAAGCTAACCGCAGATAAAATACTGACAGAAGAGGCTTTTGAAAATGCCATAATAGTTCATGCTGCCATGGCTGGCTCAACAAATGCAATGCTTCACCTGCCTGCCATAATGAAGGAGCTTGGCTACAAATTTTCTCTGAAGAGAGTATCGGAGATAAATGATGAGGTGCCCTTTATAGTCAATGTGCGCCCCTCGGGAGAATATCCTGCCAATCGCCTGTGGTTTGCAGGAGGTGTCCAGAAAGTAATGCTTGAGTTGAAGGATTACCTGAATCTGGACTGTATGACTGTAACCGGTAGAACAGTGGGTGAAAATCTGGAAAATCTGGAAAAAACTGGTTTTTTCAAAAAAAGACCTTTGTTTCTGGAAAATTATGGATTGAAGGTCAATGATGTGATAAAGAGCACAGAAGCTCCCATAACAAAATCCGGTGCCATTGTAGTTCTCAGGGGTAATATAGGCACTGGCATTATCAAACGCTCTGCTGTAGATGAAAGTATGTTTAATTTCACCGGCCCTGCAAGGGGCTTCGATTCCCAGAGTGATGCCCTTAAGGCAATATTCGGAGGAGAAATCAAAGGAGGAGAGTGTATAATTCTCCGCTATGAAGGGCCAAGGGCGAATGGAATGCCCGAGCAGTTCTATGTTACAGAGGCAATATCCTCGAATGATAAGTTCAATACCAGTGTTGCCCTCTTAACAGACGGAAGATTCTCTGGAGCAAGCCGCGGGCCATGCATAGGTCATATATCACCGGAGGCTATAGACGGCGGTGTGCTGGCTGTGATAGAGGATGACGACCTGATTCACATAGACCTGAATAAAAACAGGCTGGATGTTGTGGGAATAAAAGGAGAAAAACTCCCTGAAGAGGAAATATTAAAGATAATAAAGGAAAGGTTATCGGTATTTAAAGCTCCTCCAAGAAAATATCAGAGTGGCCTTTTAGGTCTTTATACAAAATATGCAGCCTCTGCTGAAGAAGGAGGGTTTATGCAGTGAAAAAAAATCATGAGGGTAAAAATGAACTTTAAAACAAGTTTTTTCAATCCGAAATCCATTGCGGTAATAGGTGCATCCGCACACCCTGGAAAGGTTGGATATGAAATCCTAAAGAATATAATCGACAGTGGATATAAGGGAAAAGTGATGCCTGTAAATCCCAGAGAACATGAAATCACTGGTTTGAAGTGTTTTAAGGATATAAAAGAGGCAGGAGGCGCAGAACTTGTCATAATTTCAGTTCCTGCATCTGTAGTACCAGAGGTTGTGGAAGAATGCGGTGAGGCAGGTGTTTTAAATATCGTCATAATCTCTGCAGGGTTTAAAGAGATAGGAAAGGAAGGAGCAGTGCTTGAGAGAAGAGTTGTTGAAATCGCAAGGTCAAAGAACATGAGAATACTTGGTCCCAACTGCCTGGGTGTGATGGATATGTATACACCACTCAATGCAACCTTTGCAGGGGAGATGCCAGAAAAGGGCAGGATTGCTGTTGTGTCTCAGAGCGGTGCTCTACTCACCGGAATTCTGGACTGGAGTATGAAAAACGGGATAGGATTCAGCAGGTTAATAAGCCTTGGAAATAAGTCTGACCTGAGTGAAACCGATTTTATTGAGGCTCTGGCAGATGATGAGAATACAAGAGTGATACTGTGTTATATAGAGAGTATAGATGAAGGTCAGCATTTTGTGGATGTTGCAAAGAAGGTCTCACGGAAAAAACCTCTTATAATTCTCAAGTCGGGTACAGGTGAAAGTGGAGCCCGGGCTGCAAGTTCTCATACCGGTGCTCTGGCTGGCAGTGACATAGCCTATACCACTGCCTTCAGGGAGTCAGGCGTTATAAGAGCCAGCACTCTTGAAGAGCTATTTGACCTGGCAAGAATTTTTGTTTCCGAGCCTGTGCCCGGAGGTTCTAGCGTTGGAGTGGTGACAAATGCTGGCGGTCCAGGCATTCTATCTGTTGATGCCGTAGATAAAAGTGGGCTCCAGGTAGCGAAGTTCGGAAAGGAGACTATAGACAGGCTCAGGCAAAAACTTCCGAGTGAATCCAATGTATATAATCCTGTGGATGTTGTGGGTGATGCAAAATCAGACAGATATGCCTATGCACTTGATACAGTGCTTTCCGACCCCAATGTCGACTCTGCACTGGTGATTCTAACACCCCAGGCCATGACAGAGCCCTACGAAACGGCAAAGGTTGTTGTGGATATGAAGAAAAAGTTTCCAGATAAACCCATGGTTACGTCATATATCGGTGGACTGGTTCTTTCAGGAAGTGTTGAGTATCTGGAAAAAGAGGAGGTTCCAAACTATGCCTTTCCTGAGTCAGGTGTAAGGGCGCTGGCAGGGCTTGTGAAGTATTCTGAATCTATTAAGCTTAAAAGAGATGAATCTGCCGGGGAATTCAGCGGACTGGATAAAGAAAAAGTAAAAAGTGTTCTTGAGTCTATCAAAAAAGACGGTAGAAATGTGCTTTTTGGCAGTGAATCATCTGTTATAATGAAAGCTTATGGAATACCAGTAGCAAAATCTATACTCACAGATTCACCTGAAGCTGCTGTGATGGCAGCGGACAGCCTGGGATACCCTGTTGTAATGAAGGTTGCTTCACCGAGTATACAGCACAAGAGTGATGTGGGCGGTGTCAGAGTTAATATAAAGGATTCCAGCGAAGTTAAGTCTGTTTACAGTGAAATCCTTGACTGTGTGTACAGATTTCTGCCAGGTGAAAGCATATATGGTATAGAGGTGCAGGAGATGAAGCCTCAGGGACGCGAGCTCATTATAGGCATGAACCGCGATATACAGTTTGGTCCGCTTGTTATGTTTGGTCTTGGAGGCATATATGTCAACCTTTTAAAAGATGTGTCTTTCAGACTTGCAAATTACATTACCTCAAAGTCTGCCTTTGATATGATAGGTGAGACCAGGGCATACATGCTTCTGAAAGGTTTCAGGGGCGAAAGCCCATCTGACATAGAATCCGTGGTGGATGTGATATTGAGGACGTCTAAACTCACAGTGGATTTTCCGGAGATTGTGGAATTAGATATAAATCCACTTTTTGCCTATGAGCATGGCGTTGCCGCTGTGGATGTTAAAATGACAATTTCATGGGAGTGATATGAATGAAAAGTATTTATATAATCGGGACTGTAGAAAGCGGGAAAACCGCTCTGTGCCTGGGGCTTGCTCTAAAGTTCAGGGAGGAAGGCTACAGAGTTAGCTATTTCAAGCCCGTGGGTATTGCAACAGGTATTGCTGGTATGAGGGATGATGATACAGAGCTTATGAGGACTGTACTTGATATAAAAGTACCATTCGAGAAAATGACTCTGTTTACCATGGGCTACAATTATCTTACCAGATATGGGCCAGAGAATTCTGAAAAATATATGGCTGATATAAAAAGTGCCTATAATGAAATCTCCAGGGATTGCGATATTGTGATAATAGAAGGTACCACAAGCCCGCAGGCCATGCTTGCCCTTGGCCTTGACGCATCTACTATTTCCAGAAGCCTTGGAGCAAAAATGCTTATGGTTTCCAGGGTTAATGACGATTTCGGGATGGATGAGCTTATATTGAATCTTCAGTATATGAAAAAGGCAGGGGTTGATATTATGGGTACTCTATTCAACTTTGTGCCGACTCCCCTTCTTGAAAGGACCAGGAATGTGTATGTGCCCATTCTCGAGAGGAAGGGATTTAATATCAGGGGAATTGTACCGGAGAGAAGGGAACTCACTGCTCCCACGGTTAAGGAAATATATGACGTTCTTGGAGGCGAGATTCTTGAAGGAGAATCCAACCTTGACCTTCTGGTTGAGAATTTTCTGGTGGGTGCCATGACAACAGACAGTGCCCTGAGATATTTCAGACGCTCAAAAAACAAGGCAGTAATAACAGGAGGAGACAGAGCAGATATTATACATTCTGCCCTGGAAACCAGTACCTCAGTGCTGATACTCACAGGAAACCTGTATCCTGATGTCAGGGTGTTATCCAAAGCATCTGAGAAGGGTGTGCCTGTAATCCTTGTACCCTATGATACATATACAACAATAGAAAAATTGCATGGCGTATCATGTAAAATTAAAGCCACTGATGAAGAGGGAAAGAGGCAGTCAAAGGAGCTTGTGGAGAACTATATTGACTGGAAAGGTATTTTAAAGGAGCTTGAAGGCACTATATAAAATTCCAGTGATATTTAACTTTTTGCCTGTGCTCTCGTTCTGACCTTGCTGAATAAACACAGTGAATCCTCCACTGCATGCTTTTCTCCTGAAAATTCACATACATTCAATTTCATTCTTCCCACAAGCCTTACTTCTGCCCTCGCAAAACACAAAAATTCGATAGCCATGACTAAGTTTTACATCTGTTTTTCCGTAGATTGGTTCTCAGCTGATTCTTCAGCCTGATGCCAGAAAAGGCCTGAACCTTGAGAGCACGTCAATCAGCGTCCTTCCGCATCCTTTCAACATCCCTGCCCTTTTTATCTGTGAGAGCTTCATCTGGTTCTCGATGCCCACATCACTCCTGAACTGTTTCTTCCTGTGCGTCTTCAGGCTTGTGGAGTAGTAGTTTTCTATGGGGTTGTTGGTTGCCGGTGCTCCCTGCACGAAGTAGAAGGCTGTATACCTGTCCCAGTTCTTCTCGATTTTTCTAAGACGTTTCTTGACTTTCGTGTCTAAGGAGTCTATCTTCGCCATCAAGCCCTTGAAAATATCCACTGCCTCCATATACGCCTTCTGCACAAGATTTTTCCTCTCCCGTCTGCGTTTGAGCTTTAGTTCGTAGACAAAAGCCCTGAAAACACTTCTGGCTTTAATTAACC
The window above is part of the archaeon BMS3Bbin15 genome. Proteins encoded here:
- the ilvD gene encoding dihydroxy-acid dehydratase is translated as MHSQKMREIGPEVDPLRLACGYSRADLGKPNILVESVYGESHPGSMHLNELVEYVKRGAYEGGGAPLKYSCTDICDGIAQGTKGMDYSLVSREVIASAVEFHAEAGHFDGMVLVSGSDKAVPAHLIAAARLKMPAIFVPGGVMDQWIITLEQVGTIYSKLKRGEMEEDEYNFLREYSCPTNGTCAFLGTALTMQSLAEVLGLALPTSAVCPATSFEIRRLAQNAGSRIVELIDEKLTADKILTEEAFENAIIVHAAMAGSTNAMLHLPAIMKELGYKFSLKRVSEINDEVPFIVNVRPSGEYPANRLWFAGGVQKVMLELKDYLNLDCMTVTGRTVGENLENLEKTGFFKKRPLFLENYGLKVNDVIKSTEAPITKSGAIVVLRGNIGTGIIKRSAVDESMFNFTGPARGFDSQSDALKAIFGGEIKGGECIILRYEGPRANGMPEQFYVTEAISSNDKFNTSVALLTDGRFSGASRGPCIGHISPEAIDGGVLAVIEDDDLIHIDLNKNRLDVVGIKGEKLPEEEILKIIKERLSVFKAPPRKYQSGLLGLYTKYAASAEEGGFMQ
- a CDS encoding succinyl-CoA synthetase subunit alpha — protein: MNFKTSFFNPKSIAVIGASAHPGKVGYEILKNIIDSGYKGKVMPVNPREHEITGLKCFKDIKEAGGAELVIISVPASVVPEVVEECGEAGVLNIVIISAGFKEIGKEGAVLERRVVEIARSKNMRILGPNCLGVMDMYTPLNATFAGEMPEKGRIAVVSQSGALLTGILDWSMKNGIGFSRLISLGNKSDLSETDFIEALADDENTRVILCYIESIDEGQHFVDVAKKVSRKKPLIILKSGTGESGARAASSHTGALAGSDIAYTTAFRESGVIRASTLEELFDLARIFVSEPVPGGSSVGVVTNAGGPGILSVDAVDKSGLQVAKFGKETIDRLRQKLPSESNVYNPVDVVGDAKSDRYAYALDTVLSDPNVDSALVILTPQAMTEPYETAKVVVDMKKKFPDKPMVTSYIGGLVLSGSVEYLEKEEVPNYAFPESGVRALAGLVKYSESIKLKRDESAGEFSGLDKEKVKSVLESIKKDGRNVLFGSESSVIMKAYGIPVAKSILTDSPEAAVMAADSLGYPVVMKVASPSIQHKSDVGGVRVNIKDSSEVKSVYSEILDCVYRFLPGESIYGIEVQEMKPQGRELIIGMNRDIQFGPLVMFGLGGIYVNLLKDVSFRLANYITSKSAFDMIGETRAYMLLKGFRGESPSDIESVVDVILRTSKLTVDFPEIVELDINPLFAYEHGVAAVDVKMTISWE
- the pta gene encoding phosphate acetyltransferase, with amino-acid sequence MKSIYIIGTVESGKTALCLGLALKFREEGYRVSYFKPVGIATGIAGMRDDDTELMRTVLDIKVPFEKMTLFTMGYNYLTRYGPENSEKYMADIKSAYNEISRDCDIVIIEGTTSPQAMLALGLDASTISRSLGAKMLMVSRVNDDFGMDELILNLQYMKKAGVDIMGTLFNFVPTPLLERTRNVYVPILERKGFNIRGIVPERRELTAPTVKEIYDVLGGEILEGESNLDLLVENFLVGAMTTDSALRYFRRSKNKAVITGGDRADIIHSALETSTSVLILTGNLYPDVRVLSKASEKGVPVILVPYDTYTTIEKLHGVSCKIKATDEEGKRQSKELVENYIDWKGILKELEGTI
- the kynB gene encoding kynurenine formamidase translates to MEIIDISVSVYDGMKVFPGDPTVAILPHSRIARGDAANVSELHIGTHTGTHMDPPLHFFREGMDVSHISLKRLIGECYVLDMKSIEEKITKKELYPKRSLFRNKILLLKTANSRLLKDEKFHTDYVYLTRDGAELLVEQGVKLVGVDYLSIEKYGGSGEVHRTLLGSGTPVVETLNMSGVEEGEYFFTFLPLKIKGGDGGPGRAVLIKKEE